In Arthrobacter sp. QXT-31, one genomic interval encodes:
- a CDS encoding glycosyltransferase, whose amino-acid sequence MPVHNEEYHLGAALSALAAATEALARQRPSVAVGLTVVLDHCTDRSAEIAERFAGAHAGVRVVRRRFRNAGASRAAGVAAAIRHLGSELLESTWLANTDADSQVPEDWFVRQLQFADAGWDAVLGSVEPDSEGMDPELLRSWHLRHPREERHGNVYGANLGVRASAYRQAGGFPPLLSSEDRALVERLRRRGFAITATDSMRVVTSGRTASRAPHGFGAYLRVLGVETAAALRAAEAGDAAGQLPAGSCPG is encoded by the coding sequence ATGCCGGTCCATAACGAGGAGTACCACCTGGGGGCCGCCCTTTCCGCGCTGGCCGCCGCAACTGAGGCGCTGGCCCGGCAACGGCCGTCCGTGGCCGTGGGACTCACGGTGGTCCTGGACCACTGCACCGACCGTTCGGCGGAGATCGCGGAGCGGTTCGCTGGGGCTCATGCGGGGGTGAGGGTGGTGCGCCGGCGGTTTCGCAACGCCGGGGCCAGCAGGGCTGCGGGAGTGGCGGCCGCCATCCGGCACCTCGGCAGCGAACTCCTTGAAAGCACGTGGCTGGCAAACACCGATGCCGACTCGCAGGTTCCGGAGGACTGGTTTGTGCGCCAGCTCCAGTTCGCGGATGCCGGCTGGGATGCGGTGCTGGGATCCGTAGAGCCGGACTCCGAAGGCATGGATCCGGAACTTCTGCGCAGCTGGCACCTCCGGCACCCGCGGGAGGAAAGGCACGGGAATGTCTACGGCGCAAACCTGGGCGTCCGCGCGTCGGCTTACCGACAGGCCGGCGGATTTCCGCCGCTGCTTTCCTCAGAGGACCGGGCCCTTGTGGAGCGGCTCCGCAGGAGGGGTTTTGCCATTACCGCCACGGACAGCATGCGTGTGGTGACTTCCGGACGGACCGCCTCCCGGGCACCGCACGGTTTTGGTGCCTACCTCCGTGTCCTGGGCGTGGAGACGGCTGCGGCCCTACGGGCGGCTGAGGCCGGAGACGCCGCCGGGCAGCTGCCTGCAGGCAGCTGCCCGGGGTAA